One Psychrobacillus glaciei genomic region harbors:
- the tatA gene encoding twin-arginine translocase TatA/TatE family subunit translates to MPNIGVPGLIIILVIALIVFGPAKLPQLGKAVGETLREFKKSTKNIVDDVTEEFKTEDKEK, encoded by the coding sequence ATGCCAAACATCGGAGTACCAGGTTTAATTATTATTCTAGTCATCGCTCTAATAGTCTTCGGACCAGCCAAACTACCTCAACTAGGCAAAGCTGTTGGAGAAACGTTAAGAGAATTCAAGAAGTCAACAAAGAATATTGTGGATGATGTAACAGAGGAATTTAAAACAGAAGATAAAGAAAAATAA
- the rbsK gene encoding ribokinase — translation MNIAVVGSINMDLVYQVPHIVKAGETLHSTKHEMFFGGKGANQAVTAGQLGADVNFIGNVGVDVFGEQALQNLQARGVNTSAIKKVGLTGQAIIQLADSGENSIVLFAGANFLVTTEQIQAERSKIEASNALLLQLEIPMPTVEFAASIAAQKGIPIILNPAPAQEISNSLLSKVSILTPNETELEVLTGLKTETDAELYQACSLLVQKGVGAVVVTLGEKGSYYLNSHEHGRIQANQVNVKDTTGAGDAFNGALAVGLCKGHSLKESILYASEVAAFAVTQMGAQPTLPSSF, via the coding sequence ATGAATATAGCCGTCGTAGGGAGCATCAATATGGATCTTGTGTATCAGGTTCCCCATATTGTGAAAGCAGGGGAAACATTACACAGCACCAAACATGAGATGTTTTTTGGAGGTAAAGGAGCCAATCAGGCAGTAACCGCTGGGCAATTAGGGGCCGATGTCAACTTTATAGGGAATGTCGGAGTGGATGTTTTCGGTGAACAAGCCTTGCAAAACCTACAAGCGAGAGGAGTTAATACTTCCGCTATAAAGAAGGTTGGATTAACTGGACAAGCGATAATTCAACTAGCAGATTCAGGGGAAAATTCGATAGTACTTTTTGCTGGAGCAAATTTCCTTGTGACAACCGAACAGATTCAAGCAGAAAGAAGCAAAATAGAAGCGAGTAATGCCCTACTTTTACAATTGGAGATTCCGATGCCAACTGTAGAGTTTGCAGCAAGTATTGCAGCACAAAAAGGTATACCAATTATATTAAATCCAGCTCCTGCACAAGAAATTAGCAATTCCTTATTAAGTAAAGTGAGCATATTAACACCAAATGAAACAGAGTTAGAAGTATTAACGGGTCTAAAAACTGAAACCGATGCAGAGCTTTACCAAGCATGCTCCTTATTAGTTCAAAAAGGAGTCGGAGCGGTAGTAGTTACTTTAGGTGAAAAAGGGTCATATTATTTGAATAGTCATGAACATGGCCGCATACAAGCAAACCAAGTTAATGTGAAAGATACAACTGGGGCTGGGGATGCATTCAACGGTGCGTTAGCTGTAGGCTTATGTAAAGGACACTCCTTGAAAGAGAGTATCCTTTATGCATCCGAAGTCGCTGCATTTGCTGTTACACAAATGGGAGCACAACCTACCTTGCCCTCGTCATTTTAA